Proteins encoded by one window of Anaeromyxobacter sp.:
- a CDS encoding nuclear transport factor 2 family protein, protein MTMRTVALLATLAAAACSPRLIPGTPIPSTADNRAVYGVLRAYAEGLQAKDAAAVLAVVAPDYFDSAGTPQPEDDLDRAALERALPADLAKVDSLRIQIAVKKIEVEGDRARAELVYEGFYRVVTAEGTVPKRESNLNQMLLRRIGKDWKITSGL, encoded by the coding sequence ATGACCATGCGCACCGTCGCCCTCCTGGCCACCCTGGCCGCCGCGGCCTGCTCCCCCCGGCTCATCCCCGGCACCCCCATCCCCTCCACCGCCGACAACCGCGCCGTCTACGGGGTGCTGCGCGCCTACGCCGAGGGGCTGCAGGCCAAGGACGCGGCGGCGGTCCTGGCGGTGGTGGCGCCCGACTACTTCGACAGCGCCGGCACGCCCCAGCCGGAGGACGACCTGGACCGCGCCGCGCTGGAGCGCGCCCTCCCGGCCGACCTCGCCAAGGTGGACTCGCTGCGCATCCAGATCGCCGTGAAGAAGATCGAGGTGGAGGGCGACCGGGCCCGGGCCGAGCTGGTCTACGAGGGCTTCTACCGGGTGGTGACTGCGGAGGGCACGGTGCCCAAGCGCGAGTCCAACCTGAACCAGATGCTGCTGCGCCGCATCGGCAAGGACTGGAAGATCACCTCCGGCCTGTAG
- a CDS encoding homoserine kinase yields the protein MASYTTLSPADLAAACAAFGLPPPERVAAEPRGRVNTSLHLWAGGERWFLRLAEEATPEGVAFEAEVLRFLFEARFPVPQLRPAADGRWSTAVAGKPALLFAYAPGEEVERAAIGPERCRRIGEQLGRLHELSAGLTVERANPYGPARVAGWLEALGEGGADPEVRAALPLLRRELAATALPGAPRGLVHGDLFVDNVLWLGDRVGYLLDWEMACTEAFAWDLAVAVDAWCYGDRHDHLRAVALVEGYRSRRKLEPETVAALHPYARFQALRYAVGRLHTFRGGRPADGQAVWKDWRRYRDRLLALQAMGPAGYLDLLGLAR from the coding sequence ATGGCCTCCTACACCACGCTCTCGCCAGCCGACCTCGCCGCCGCCTGCGCCGCCTTCGGGCTGCCGCCGCCGGAGCGGGTGGCCGCCGAGCCGCGCGGCCGGGTCAACACCAGCCTGCACCTGTGGGCCGGCGGGGAGCGCTGGTTCCTCAGGCTGGCCGAGGAGGCCACGCCGGAGGGGGTGGCCTTCGAGGCCGAGGTGCTGCGCTTCCTCTTCGAGGCCCGCTTCCCGGTGCCGCAGCTGCGCCCCGCCGCCGACGGGCGCTGGTCGACCGCCGTGGCCGGCAAGCCGGCGCTCCTCTTCGCCTACGCGCCCGGCGAGGAGGTGGAGCGCGCCGCCATCGGGCCCGAGCGCTGCCGGCGCATCGGCGAGCAGCTGGGGCGGCTGCACGAGCTGTCGGCCGGCCTGACGGTGGAGCGGGCGAACCCCTACGGCCCGGCCCGCGTGGCCGGCTGGCTCGAGGCGCTGGGCGAGGGCGGGGCCGACCCCGAGGTGCGGGCCGCGCTGCCGCTGCTGCGCCGGGAGCTGGCCGCCACCGCGCTGCCGGGCGCGCCGCGGGGGCTGGTGCACGGCGACCTCTTCGTCGACAACGTGCTCTGGCTGGGCGACCGGGTGGGCTACCTGCTCGACTGGGAGATGGCCTGCACCGAGGCCTTCGCCTGGGACCTGGCGGTGGCGGTGGACGCCTGGTGCTACGGCGACCGGCACGACCACCTGCGGGCGGTGGCGCTGGTGGAGGGCTACCGCTCGCGCCGCAAGCTCGAGCCCGAGACGGTGGCCGCGCTGCACCCCTACGCCCGCTTCCAGGCGCTGCGCTACGCGGTGGGGCGGCTCCACACCTTCCGCGGTGGCCGCCCGGCCGACGGCCAGGCGGTCTGGAAGGACTGGCGCCGCTACCGCGACCGGCTGCTGGCCCTCCAGGCCATGGGGCCGGCGGGCTACCTGGACCTGCTCGGCCTGGCGCGCTGA
- a CDS encoding tetratricopeptide repeat protein, whose translation MSQDKDRTGQADQHNARGIELADRGWLDEAVKEFGKAILLDPASAHPHDNLGAVYAEQKRYREALAEYLEAVRLEPDSAAAHHELGCFLAGHGPDLAVAELKEALAQEPGFQDAQLNLGMALADLGRTEEARQALEAAVGLDPTDPMARHELAGLLLDEGDVRGAIVQLKEVTHLEPGNFEAHLDLGVAYAQKGFFAEAERCYARAVELSPDDLVLNYDRAALYALWGRPVEALEALRRAMSVDPAKVRGWLAVDDMFASLAGNAEFEALAKG comes from the coding sequence GTGAGCCAGGACAAGGACCGGACCGGCCAGGCCGACCAGCACAACGCCCGTGGCATCGAGCTGGCCGACCGCGGCTGGCTGGACGAGGCGGTGAAGGAGTTCGGCAAGGCCATCCTGCTCGACCCGGCCTCGGCCCACCCGCACGACAACCTGGGGGCGGTGTACGCCGAGCAGAAGCGCTACCGGGAGGCGCTGGCGGAGTACCTGGAGGCGGTGCGGCTCGAGCCGGACAGCGCCGCCGCCCACCACGAGCTGGGCTGCTTCCTGGCCGGGCACGGCCCGGACCTGGCGGTGGCGGAGCTGAAGGAGGCCCTGGCGCAGGAGCCGGGGTTCCAGGACGCCCAGCTCAACCTGGGGATGGCGCTGGCCGACCTGGGGCGGACCGAGGAGGCGCGCCAGGCGCTGGAGGCGGCGGTGGGGCTCGATCCGACGGATCCCATGGCCCGCCACGAGCTGGCCGGGCTGCTGCTCGACGAGGGCGACGTGCGCGGCGCCATCGTGCAGCTCAAGGAGGTGACGCACCTCGAGCCGGGCAACTTCGAGGCCCACCTCGACCTGGGCGTCGCCTACGCGCAGAAGGGGTTCTTCGCCGAGGCGGAGCGGTGCTACGCGCGGGCCGTCGAGCTCTCGCCCGACGACCTGGTGCTCAACTACGACCGGGCCGCGCTCTACGCGCTCTGGGGGCGGCCGGTCGAGGCGCTGGAGGCGCTGCGACGGGCCATGTCGGTGGACCCGGCGAAGGTGCGCGGCTGGCTGGCCGTGGACGACATGTTCGCCTCCCTGGCGGGCAACGCGGAGTTCGAGGCGCTGGCGAAGGGCTGA
- a CDS encoding sigma 54-interacting transcriptional regulator: MPELAFFRHGEELLRVPLGDRTAIGRAPECEVSLPDPGLSRVQAVVERRGEGYHLVDRSGRGTRVGGADVAEALLADGAEITLGAWRALFRVAGPAGAEATHAGLTQVRAGDAAELAPPPARLRIRERGRERSVAVPPAGLGVGKGAGNEVSLEDPFVSTRHLRLEPRAGRWHLADLGSTNGTLLGGVRVERAELPFGVPVQLGDTELVLEPPGPAHGQRPVVFEGMLSSDPGMRQVFELVERVAPSTAAVAILGETGTGKELVARALHLRSPRCAGPFIPVNCSAIAETLIESELFGHERGAFSGAERLRKGAFEEAGGGTIFLDEIGELPFDLQAKLLRTLEQGEVKRVGASRPITVDVRIVAATHRDLRAQVRAGRFREDLFYRLCVVPVTIPPLRQRRGDVTALAEAFLSAAAPRGSGLAWSQEALARLEGYDWPGNVRQLRNVVQRALLFRGEGLTVPAAAVVFEDTRTSAGDTGDDDTLFVRGLTMEEIEREAIRLSLRRHAGSRAAAVKELQLAKSTVMKRIAQWGLQLEGRAGGAPPDDEA; encoded by the coding sequence ATGCCCGAGCTCGCCTTCTTCCGCCACGGTGAGGAGCTGCTGCGCGTCCCCCTGGGAGACCGGACCGCCATCGGCCGGGCCCCGGAGTGCGAGGTCTCGCTGCCGGACCCCGGCCTCTCCCGCGTTCAGGCGGTGGTGGAGCGGCGCGGCGAGGGCTACCACCTGGTCGACCGCTCGGGCCGCGGCACCAGGGTGGGAGGCGCGGACGTGGCCGAGGCCCTGCTGGCCGACGGCGCCGAGATAACGCTGGGGGCCTGGCGCGCCCTCTTCCGGGTGGCCGGCCCGGCCGGCGCCGAGGCCACCCACGCCGGGCTCACCCAGGTGCGGGCCGGCGACGCCGCCGAGCTGGCGCCGCCGCCGGCCCGCCTGCGCATCCGCGAGCGCGGGCGGGAGCGGTCGGTGGCCGTGCCACCGGCCGGCCTGGGCGTGGGCAAGGGGGCCGGCAACGAGGTGTCGCTGGAGGACCCGTTCGTCTCCACCCGCCACCTCCGCCTCGAGCCGCGCGCCGGGCGCTGGCACCTCGCCGACCTCGGCTCCACCAACGGGACGCTGCTGGGCGGCGTGCGCGTGGAGCGCGCCGAGCTCCCCTTCGGCGTGCCGGTCCAGCTGGGCGACACCGAGCTGGTGCTGGAGCCGCCGGGCCCCGCGCACGGCCAGCGGCCGGTGGTCTTCGAGGGCATGCTCAGCAGCGACCCGGGGATGCGCCAGGTCTTCGAGCTGGTGGAGCGGGTGGCCCCCTCCACCGCGGCGGTGGCCATCCTGGGCGAGACCGGCACCGGCAAGGAGCTGGTGGCGCGCGCCCTGCACCTGCGCTCGCCGCGCTGCGCCGGCCCCTTCATCCCGGTCAACTGCTCGGCCATCGCCGAGACCCTCATCGAGTCCGAGCTCTTCGGCCACGAGCGCGGCGCCTTCTCGGGCGCCGAGCGGCTGCGCAAGGGGGCCTTCGAGGAGGCCGGCGGCGGCACCATCTTCCTGGACGAGATCGGCGAGCTCCCCTTCGACCTGCAGGCCAAGCTGCTGCGCACGCTGGAGCAGGGCGAGGTGAAGCGGGTGGGCGCCTCGCGCCCCATCACGGTGGACGTGCGCATCGTGGCCGCCACCCACCGCGACCTGCGCGCCCAGGTGCGGGCCGGCCGGTTCCGCGAGGACCTCTTCTACCGGCTCTGCGTGGTGCCGGTGACCATCCCGCCGCTGCGCCAGCGCCGGGGCGACGTGACCGCCCTGGCCGAGGCCTTCCTCTCGGCCGCGGCCCCGCGCGGCTCGGGCCTGGCCTGGTCCCAGGAGGCGCTGGCCCGGCTGGAGGGGTACGACTGGCCTGGCAACGTGCGGCAGCTGCGCAACGTGGTGCAGCGGGCGCTGCTCTTCCGCGGCGAGGGGCTCACCGTGCCGGCCGCGGCGGTGGTGTTCGAGGACACCCGCACCTCGGCGGGCGACACCGGCGACGACGACACCCTCTTCGTGCGCGGCCTGACCATGGAGGAGATCGAGCGGGAGGCCATCCGGCTCTCGCTGCGCCGCCACGCCGGGAGCCGCGCCGCGGCGGTGAAGGAGCTGCAGCTGGCCAAGAGCACCGTCATGAAGCGCATCGCCCAGTGGGGGCTGCAGCTGGAGGGGCGCGCCGGCGGGGCGCCGCCCGACGACGAGGCCTGA
- a CDS encoding tetratricopeptide repeat protein, which produces MLLAAAGCFVPMEAGRVMDARIARLEVETKEQAQRLDETVREKIGQVDRKLKEVQAKLDELNTSARAKGADLGVAVDRLQDELTRLKGELETQQHLLAQLDQQSKASDKEVETRLAALRGTGALDEAMARQKLAELPRADDRAAVLALGEREAKAGEAGVAREVFLHYVKRWPRDDRADEAGFRAGELLAGQARWREAVVVLGRVAEDHPRSDRAGPALLLAAEGLVQLERRDDARALLEQVVADYPKAEAAAKARARLAELFPPAKAAKPPPARKPAPKKK; this is translated from the coding sequence CTGCTGCTGGCGGCCGCGGGCTGCTTCGTGCCGATGGAGGCGGGGCGGGTCATGGACGCCCGCATCGCCCGCCTGGAGGTCGAGACCAAGGAGCAGGCGCAGCGGCTCGACGAGACGGTCCGGGAGAAGATCGGCCAGGTGGACCGCAAGCTCAAGGAGGTCCAGGCCAAGCTCGACGAGCTCAACACCTCGGCGCGCGCCAAGGGGGCCGACCTGGGCGTGGCGGTGGACCGCCTGCAGGACGAGCTGACCAGGCTGAAGGGCGAGCTGGAGACCCAGCAGCACCTGCTGGCCCAGCTCGATCAGCAGTCCAAGGCCTCCGACAAGGAGGTCGAGACGCGGCTGGCGGCGCTGCGCGGCACCGGCGCCCTCGACGAGGCCATGGCCCGCCAGAAGCTGGCCGAGCTGCCCCGCGCCGACGACCGGGCCGCGGTGCTGGCGCTGGGCGAGCGCGAGGCCAAGGCGGGGGAGGCGGGCGTGGCCCGCGAGGTCTTCCTCCACTACGTGAAGCGGTGGCCGCGCGACGACCGCGCCGACGAGGCCGGCTTCCGGGCCGGCGAGCTGCTGGCCGGCCAGGCGCGCTGGCGCGAGGCGGTGGTGGTGCTGGGGCGGGTGGCCGAGGATCACCCGCGCTCGGATCGGGCCGGGCCGGCGCTGCTGCTGGCCGCCGAGGGGCTGGTGCAGCTGGAGCGGCGCGACGACGCCCGCGCCCTGCTGGAGCAGGTGGTGGCCGACTACCCCAAGGCCGAGGCGGCCGCCAAGGCCAGGGCGCGCCTGGCCGAGCTCTTCCCGCCGGCCAAGGCCGCCAAGCCGCCCCCCGCCAGGAAGCCCGCGCCCAAGAAGAAGTGA
- a CDS encoding OmpA family protein, which yields MRRVLLLALTATVTLLTACPSPPKNGECKSSADCASQAGFGKVCVSGQCSECAADADCKDGFACRANRCEPKAATSSEAALPTKTPASECTGAADCGAGRDCQAGRCVTAAIDPACADAAAFTVGFGFDQAELSGGAPETLKRLAACLKGGVSRVSVEGHCDDRGTTVYNLALGKKRAEAVKRYLGDLGVTTPVDTNTYGEEKPVCREASEACWARNRRAEVQLGR from the coding sequence ATGCGCCGCGTCCTGCTCCTCGCGCTCACCGCGACCGTCACCCTGCTCACCGCCTGCCCGTCGCCCCCCAAGAACGGCGAGTGCAAGTCGTCGGCTGACTGCGCCTCCCAGGCCGGGTTCGGCAAGGTCTGCGTCTCGGGGCAGTGCTCCGAGTGCGCCGCCGACGCCGACTGCAAGGACGGGTTCGCCTGCCGCGCCAACCGCTGCGAGCCGAAGGCCGCCACCTCCTCCGAGGCGGCGCTCCCCACCAAGACCCCCGCCTCCGAGTGCACCGGCGCGGCCGACTGCGGCGCCGGGCGCGACTGCCAGGCCGGGCGCTGCGTCACCGCGGCGATCGACCCGGCCTGCGCCGACGCCGCCGCCTTCACGGTGGGCTTCGGCTTCGACCAGGCCGAGCTGAGCGGCGGCGCGCCCGAGACCCTGAAGCGGCTGGCCGCCTGCCTCAAGGGCGGCGTGTCCCGCGTGTCGGTCGAGGGCCACTGCGACGACCGCGGCACCACCGTCTACAACCTGGCGCTGGGGAAGAAGCGCGCCGAGGCGGTCAAGCGGTACCTGGGCGACCTGGGCGTGACCACCCCGGTGGACACCAACACCTACGGCGAGGAGAAGCCGGTGTGCCGCGAGGCCAGCGAGGCGTGCTGGGCCCGCAACCGCCGCGCCGAGGTCCAGCTGGGGCGCTGA
- a CDS encoding sigma-54-dependent Fis family transcriptional regulator, translating to MPAQVLVVDDESNIRLTLARALSLEGHAVESASGGREALEKIAALPVDLVLMDVKMPDLDGLSVLRQARETRPDLPVIIMSGHGTFDTVRQAFKLGAQDYLEKPVEKDKLVLAVRNALTRRTLERENEELRREVGGGGEMVGSGAAMRRLQELVRRAAPSEGRVLVTGENGTGKELVARAIHLGSRHAGGPFVKLNCAAVPAELIESELFGHERGAFTGAVAARKGKFELADGGTLFLDEVGDMPAAMQAKVLRVLQEGEFERVGGSVTQRVSVRVLAATNKDLPAEVAAGRFREDLYYRLNVVPLHVPPLRERREDVAELAARFLAEACQRNGRRPMTFSREAILALQQHDYPGNVRELRNVVERIAILADGPALGPDEVGQALPGARRPRVERWRAGAGFHALVEEAEREIILGALAGHAENVSETARALGLERSHLYKKMKALGLKRGEE from the coding sequence ATGCCCGCCCAGGTCCTCGTCGTCGACGACGAGAGCAACATCCGCCTCACCCTCGCCCGCGCCCTCTCCCTGGAGGGACACGCGGTGGAGTCCGCCTCCGGAGGCCGGGAAGCACTGGAGAAGATCGCCGCCCTGCCGGTGGACCTGGTGCTGATGGACGTGAAGATGCCCGACCTGGACGGACTGAGCGTCCTGCGACAGGCGAGGGAGACCCGTCCGGACCTCCCGGTCATCATCATGAGCGGCCATGGCACCTTCGACACCGTCCGCCAGGCCTTCAAGCTGGGCGCGCAGGACTACCTGGAGAAGCCGGTCGAGAAGGACAAGCTGGTGCTGGCGGTCCGCAACGCGCTGACCCGCCGCACGCTGGAGCGGGAGAACGAGGAGCTGCGCCGCGAGGTGGGCGGGGGTGGCGAGATGGTGGGCTCCGGCGCGGCCATGAGGCGGCTGCAGGAGCTGGTGCGGCGGGCCGCCCCGAGCGAGGGGCGGGTGCTGGTCACCGGGGAGAACGGCACCGGCAAGGAGCTGGTGGCCCGGGCCATCCACCTGGGGTCCCGCCACGCGGGGGGGCCGTTCGTGAAGCTCAACTGCGCGGCGGTGCCGGCCGAGCTCATCGAGTCGGAGCTCTTCGGCCACGAGCGCGGCGCCTTCACCGGCGCGGTGGCGGCCCGCAAGGGCAAGTTCGAGCTGGCCGACGGCGGCACCCTGTTCCTCGACGAGGTGGGCGACATGCCGGCCGCCATGCAGGCCAAGGTGCTGCGCGTGCTGCAGGAGGGAGAGTTCGAGCGGGTGGGCGGCAGCGTCACCCAGCGGGTGAGCGTGCGGGTGCTGGCCGCCACCAACAAGGACCTGCCGGCCGAGGTGGCGGCCGGCCGCTTCCGCGAGGACCTCTACTACCGGCTCAACGTGGTGCCGCTGCACGTGCCGCCGCTGCGCGAGCGCCGGGAGGACGTGGCCGAGCTGGCGGCCCGCTTCCTGGCCGAGGCCTGCCAGCGCAACGGACGGCGCCCCATGACCTTCTCCCGCGAGGCCATCCTGGCGCTGCAGCAGCACGACTACCCCGGCAACGTGCGGGAGCTGCGCAACGTGGTGGAGCGCATCGCCATCCTGGCCGACGGGCCGGCGCTGGGCCCGGACGAGGTGGGCCAGGCCCTGCCGGGCGCCCGCCGCCCCCGCGTCGAGCGCTGGCGGGCTGGGGCCGGCTTCCACGCCCTGGTGGAGGAGGCCGAGCGGGAGATCATCCTGGGCGCGCTGGCGGGCCACGCCGAGAACGTCTCCGAGACCGCCCGCGCCCTGGGGCTGGAGCGCAGCCACCTCTACAAGAAGATGAAGGCGCTCGGGCTGAAGCGCGGGGAGGAGTAG
- a CDS encoding four helix bundle protein — MNDNHSLFADHTATVPRGFTSSPASGPAGSSSLASGPRSSSSPASGPGGSSPIPLGAGGVSLPHHRLIAYGVALELLAAVRAAQVRDPKLRDEALRSAKSACLNSAEGAGRVSRPDKARSFAIARAEAGEAAAAVEIAASCGDASPAAAARVNQVAHRLVALLTGLIR; from the coding sequence ATGAACGACAACCACTCGCTCTTCGCTGATCACACGGCAACGGTTCCCCGCGGGTTCACCTCTTCTCCGGCCTCGGGTCCCGCGGGTTCCTCTTCATTGGCCTCGGGTCCCAGGAGTTCCTCCTCTCCGGCCTCGGGCCCCGGGGGTTCCTCCCCCATCCCGCTCGGCGCGGGCGGGGTCTCCCTCCCCCACCACCGACTCATCGCCTACGGCGTGGCGCTGGAGCTGCTCGCGGCGGTGCGCGCGGCCCAGGTGCGCGACCCCAAGCTGCGCGACGAGGCCCTGCGCTCGGCCAAGTCGGCGTGCCTCAACTCGGCCGAGGGCGCAGGCCGGGTCTCGCGCCCGGACAAGGCCCGCTCCTTCGCCATCGCCCGCGCCGAGGCCGGCGAGGCCGCGGCGGCGGTGGAGATCGCCGCCTCCTGCGGGGACGCCTCCCCGGCCGCGGCCGCCCGGGTGAACCAGGTGGCCCACCGGCTGGTGGCCCTGCTCACCGGGCTCATCCGGTAG
- a CDS encoding four helix bundle protein: protein MAAPGALPAAVSVAAPVIPFQRLDAYRVARELARVVCTAGIADAELRDQATRAAKSAFLNLCEGLPDDRPGVRRRYFRQADGSVHEVAGALDLAAAIGALDEEVARQGIALAARVRALLRGLLR, encoded by the coding sequence GTGGCCGCCCCCGGTGCTCTCCCTGCTGCGGTTTCCGTTGCAGCACCAGTCATCCCCTTCCAGCGGCTCGACGCGTACCGGGTGGCGCGGGAGCTGGCGCGGGTGGTCTGCACGGCGGGCATCGCCGACGCGGAGCTGCGCGACCAGGCCACGCGGGCGGCCAAGTCGGCGTTCCTGAACCTGTGCGAGGGGCTGCCCGACGACCGGCCGGGGGTGCGCCGGCGGTACTTCCGGCAGGCGGACGGCTCGGTGCACGAGGTGGCCGGGGCGCTGGACCTGGCGGCGGCCATCGGGGCGCTCGACGAGGAGGTGGCCCGGCAGGGCATCGCCCTCGCCGCCCGGGTGCGGGCGTTGCTGCGCGGGCTGCTGCGGTGA
- a CDS encoding PBP1A family penicillin-binding protein: MLRSAGLPDPGAGGIFPPPPTDGTPPDITPSRPGGLAAGVAGGPPVKRSTRRRLVGWVLGLVALGAAAAAITFWSWTRALPAFDTLRDYRPLVSTRVLGVDGEEVFSFARERRTVVPLAEVPAVLKQAVLAAEDARFYQHEGVNYLAILRCAVKGLLRGGVSCGGSTITQQVVKTFLLADEWRPKRKVQELVLAPRLEQNLGKDEILYLYLNQIYLGHRRYGVEEASRYYFGKGVRALTLGEAACLAGLVQSPERLSPVKHPSAAKARQAYVLRRMVEERFITQAQADAERERPIATAPPEATPPGASYADAVRKLLDARYGADQVETGGLTVQVAMDPALQRAAEAALEADLRAVDRRQGYRGPLSRLSADQLAAALPAWRKRLVDADAAAPAGPVLVWDLAGVDPDEIDPQEPAPADVRRLIRVRPLAAGETYAALVTAVTDKAATVDLGGATGLLPLADVTWARKWNPASATATPRSLKVVAATGDVVLVRVLPGARSPEALARAGQPLGLSLEQKPLVQGAMVALDPATRQVRALVGGTGFVASTFNRATQARRQPGSAFKPFVWGAAIESRRFTPATLVYDTPDLYRDPWTGKEWKPRNFEKDEFDGPLLLKAALAHSKNTVAVKLVDALGVDAVIGFARRMGIESELPRNLTVALGTGEVTPLELTNGYATIAARGRRLDPVLILSVEDRDGNVLEGWKQGDGAAAASVPTPTPTSTPTSTPTPTPTPTPTPTPTAAAAPSDPADATWGAAPPPLPDFPLPASGTRADVAYVLASMMRDVVEYGTGVGAKALARPVAAKTGTAQEHRDAWFVGFTPDLVAGVWVGFDDHAPLGARETGAVAALPAWLAFMQAAMGTRAPEEFQSPEGVEFARIDPITGFLGGPTAPGQAEPPFVPFLAGTAPTEASGAQQGDGPQDFFRDDR, encoded by the coding sequence ATGCTCCGCTCGGCCGGTTTGCCCGACCCGGGCGCCGGGGGTATCTTTCCGCCGCCGCCCACCGATGGAACCCCACCCGACATCACGCCGTCCCGGCCGGGCGGCCTCGCCGCTGGCGTGGCCGGAGGTCCGCCCGTGAAGCGCTCCACCCGCCGCCGCCTCGTCGGCTGGGTGCTCGGCCTGGTGGCGCTGGGCGCCGCCGCCGCCGCGATCACCTTCTGGTCCTGGACCCGCGCGCTGCCGGCCTTCGACACCCTGCGCGACTACCGGCCGCTGGTCTCCACCCGGGTGCTGGGCGTCGACGGCGAGGAGGTCTTCTCCTTCGCCCGCGAGCGGCGCACCGTGGTGCCGCTGGCCGAGGTCCCCGCCGTGCTGAAGCAGGCGGTGCTGGCCGCCGAGGACGCCCGCTTCTACCAGCACGAGGGGGTCAACTACCTGGCCATCCTGCGCTGCGCCGTGAAGGGGCTGCTGCGGGGCGGCGTCTCGTGCGGCGGCTCCACCATCACCCAGCAGGTGGTGAAGACCTTCCTGCTGGCCGACGAGTGGCGCCCCAAGCGCAAGGTCCAGGAACTGGTGCTGGCGCCTCGCCTGGAGCAGAACCTGGGCAAGGACGAGATCCTCTACCTCTACCTGAACCAGATCTACCTGGGCCACCGGCGCTACGGCGTGGAGGAGGCCAGCCGCTACTACTTCGGCAAGGGCGTCCGGGCGCTCACCCTGGGCGAGGCGGCCTGCCTGGCCGGCCTGGTGCAGTCGCCGGAGCGGCTCTCGCCGGTGAAGCACCCCTCGGCCGCCAAGGCGCGGCAGGCCTACGTGCTGCGGCGCATGGTCGAGGAGCGCTTCATCACCCAGGCCCAGGCCGACGCCGAGCGCGAGCGCCCCATCGCCACCGCGCCGCCCGAGGCCACGCCGCCGGGCGCCTCCTACGCCGACGCGGTCCGGAAGCTGCTCGACGCGCGCTACGGGGCCGACCAGGTGGAGACCGGCGGGCTCACCGTGCAGGTGGCCATGGACCCCGCGCTGCAGCGCGCCGCCGAGGCGGCGCTGGAGGCCGACCTGCGGGCCGTCGATCGCCGGCAGGGCTACCGCGGGCCGCTCTCCCGCCTGTCGGCCGACCAGCTGGCCGCCGCCCTGCCCGCCTGGCGCAAGCGGCTGGTCGACGCCGACGCCGCCGCGCCCGCCGGCCCGGTGCTGGTCTGGGACCTGGCCGGCGTGGATCCCGACGAGATCGACCCGCAGGAGCCGGCCCCGGCCGACGTGCGGCGGCTCATCCGGGTGCGCCCGCTGGCCGCCGGCGAGACCTACGCCGCGCTGGTCACGGCGGTGACCGACAAGGCGGCCACGGTGGACCTGGGCGGCGCCACCGGCCTCCTGCCGCTGGCCGACGTGACCTGGGCCCGCAAGTGGAACCCGGCCTCGGCCACCGCCACGCCGCGCAGCCTCAAGGTGGTGGCGGCCACCGGCGACGTGGTGCTGGTGCGGGTGCTGCCCGGGGCCAGGTCGCCCGAGGCGCTGGCGCGCGCCGGCCAGCCGCTGGGGCTGTCGCTGGAGCAGAAGCCGCTGGTGCAGGGAGCCATGGTGGCGCTCGACCCGGCCACCCGCCAGGTGCGGGCGCTGGTGGGCGGCACCGGCTTCGTGGCCTCCACCTTCAACCGGGCCACCCAGGCGCGCCGGCAGCCCGGCAGCGCCTTCAAGCCCTTCGTGTGGGGCGCGGCCATCGAGTCGCGCCGCTTCACCCCGGCCACCCTGGTCTACGACACGCCCGATCTCTACCGGGACCCGTGGACGGGCAAGGAGTGGAAGCCGCGCAACTTCGAGAAGGACGAGTTCGACGGGCCGCTGCTGCTCAAGGCGGCGCTGGCCCACTCCAAGAACACGGTGGCGGTGAAGCTGGTCGACGCGCTGGGGGTGGACGCGGTCATCGGCTTCGCCCGCCGCATGGGGATCGAGAGCGAGCTGCCGCGCAACCTGACGGTGGCGCTCGGCACCGGCGAGGTGACGCCGCTCGAGCTCACCAACGGCTACGCCACCATCGCGGCCCGCGGGCGGCGCCTCGACCCGGTGCTCATCCTCTCGGTGGAGGACCGCGACGGGAACGTGCTGGAGGGGTGGAAGCAGGGGGACGGGGCGGCTGCGGCGTCGGTCCCGACCCCGACCCCGACCTCGACCCCGACCTCGACCCCGACCCCGACGCCGACCCCGACGCCGACCCCGACGCCGACTGCGGCCGCGGCCCCGTCCGACCCGGCCGACGCCACCTGGGGCGCCGCGCCGCCGCCGCTGCCCGACTTCCCGCTGCCCGCCTCCGGCACCCGGGCCGACGTGGCCTACGTGCTCGCCTCCATGATGCGCGACGTCGTCGAGTACGGCACCGGCGTGGGGGCCAAGGCGCTGGCCCGGCCGGTGGCGGCCAAGACCGGCACGGCGCAGGAGCACCGCGACGCCTGGTTCGTGGGGTTCACCCCGGACCTGGTGGCGGGGGTCTGGGTGGGCTTCGACGACCACGCGCCGCTGGGGGCGCGAGAGACCGGGGCGGTGGCGGCGCTGCCGGCCTGGCTGGCATTCATGCAGGCGGCCATGGGCACCCGGGCGCCCGAGGAGTTCCAGTCGCCCGAGGGCGTGGAGTTCGCGCGCATCGACCCGATCACCGGCTTCCTGGGCGGGCCGACCGCGCCCGGCCAGGCCGAGCCGCCCTTCGTCCCGTTCCTGGCGGGCACCGCGCCCACCGAGGCCTCCGGGGCCCAGCAGGGCGACGGGCCGCAGGACTTCTTCCGCGACGACCGGTGA